A portion of the Flavobacterium limnophilum genome contains these proteins:
- a CDS encoding rod shape-determining protein MreD, with protein sequence MNSALFVNIFRFLLLLAVQIIVFNNMNFLGYISPFPYLLFIILYPVNGNKFGLLFASFLLGIIMDMFSNSGGIHTTACLILAYYRPYLFRFSFGLSYEYQTVKLNDVLTPERFSFILLSVVIHHFILFILEAFEISFFFDVLIRTLLSTVFTIIICIIIIYLIKPNKR encoded by the coding sequence ATGAATAGTGCTTTATTCGTAAATATTTTTCGTTTTCTGCTTTTGCTGGCAGTTCAAATTATTGTGTTTAACAATATGAACTTTTTGGGCTATATCAGTCCATTTCCGTATTTACTTTTCATAATATTATATCCGGTAAACGGGAATAAATTTGGCTTGCTTTTTGCTAGTTTTCTTCTTGGAATTATTATGGACATGTTTAGCAATTCAGGAGGAATCCACACTACGGCTTGTTTGATTTTGGCTTATTATAGACCCTACCTTTTCAGGTTTTCTTTTGGACTCAGTTACGAATACCAAACCGTGAAATTGAATGATGTATTGACGCCTGAAAGGTTTTCATTCATATTACTCTCGGTAGTAATTCATCATTTCATCTTGTTTATATTGGAAGCCTTTGAAATCAGCTTTTTCTTTGATGTCTTGATTAGAACACTATTAAGCACTGTTTTTACAATAATAATCTGCATTATAATTATATATCTTATAAAGCCGAATAAACGATGA
- the mreC gene encoding rod shape-determining protein MreC, with amino-acid sequence MQQIFNFIYKNSNRLLFLLLLGISLFLTIQSHSYHRSKVISSANFLSGGVYERINNVSEYLNLRIQNDALAQENAKLRSLLFDKKDTASVPKLDSIRGLHPTDIIVSKVIHNSFNSHENYLTLNSGSLQGVKPDMGVINSLGIVGIIDNTSSNYSTVISILNTKSQINAKLKKSDHFGSLSWNGKSTGFVQLTDVPRLAAIRKGDTIVTGGQSVIFPENINIGTIDKVEIDNETHYYTIQVKLFNDMTNLGHVYIIKSKDREEIINLEKMREKDE; translated from the coding sequence ATGCAGCAAATATTTAATTTTATTTATAAAAACAGTAATAGATTACTGTTTTTGCTGCTTTTGGGCATTTCGTTATTTCTCACCATTCAATCCCATTCGTATCATCGAAGTAAAGTGATTAGTTCTGCCAATTTTTTGAGTGGCGGAGTCTATGAACGAATCAACAACGTGAGTGAGTATTTGAATTTGAGGATCCAGAATGATGCACTTGCGCAAGAAAATGCGAAACTAAGAAGCCTGCTTTTTGATAAAAAAGATACTGCTTCTGTGCCAAAATTGGATAGTATCAGAGGATTGCATCCGACCGATATCATTGTTTCAAAAGTGATTCACAACTCCTTTAATTCACACGAAAATTATTTGACACTGAATTCAGGTAGTTTGCAAGGCGTGAAACCGGATATGGGTGTTATTAATAGTTTAGGAATTGTAGGGATAATTGACAACACTTCTTCAAATTATTCGACAGTGATCAGTATCTTGAACACAAAATCCCAAATAAACGCCAAACTTAAAAAATCAGATCATTTTGGTTCTTTGAGTTGGAATGGAAAAAGTACTGGTTTTGTACAATTGACGGACGTTCCTAGATTGGCCGCCATTCGAAAAGGTGATACTATCGTGACAGGAGGGCAATCGGTTATATTTCCCGAAAACATCAACATAGGAACTATTGACAAAGTAGAAATAGATAATGAAACCCATTATTATACTATACAAGTTAAGTTATTTAATGACATGACTAATTTGGGTCACGTGTATATCATAAAAAGTAAAGACCGCGAAGAAATTATCAATTTAGAAAAAATGAGAGAAAAAGATGAATAG
- a CDS encoding rod shape-determining protein produces the protein MGFFDFMTEDIAIDLGTANTLIIHNDKVVIDSPSIVARDRVSGKIIAVGKEANMMQGKTHENIKTIRPLKDGVIADFDASEKMISMLIKSIPALKKRMFTPALRMVVCIPSGITEVEMRAVKESCERVNGKEVYLIHEPMAAAIGIGIDIMQPKGNMIVDIGGGTTEIAVIALGGIVCDKSVKIAGDVFTNDIVYYMRTQHNLFVGESTAEKIKIQVGAAIEDLETPPEEMSVQGRDLLTGKPKQVAVSYREIAKALDKSIQRIEDAVMETLSQTPPELAADIYNTGIYLAGGGSMLRGLDKRISQKTDLPVYIAEDPLRAVVRGTGMALKNLAKFKSVLIK, from the coding sequence ATGGGATTTTTTGATTTCATGACTGAGGATATCGCGATAGACCTTGGTACCGCAAACACTTTAATCATACATAATGATAAAGTCGTAATTGACAGCCCTTCGATAGTTGCTCGTGATAGAGTATCAGGAAAAATCATTGCCGTTGGTAAAGAAGCCAATATGATGCAAGGGAAAACCCATGAAAACATTAAAACGATAAGGCCTTTGAAAGACGGTGTAATTGCCGATTTTGATGCTTCCGAAAAAATGATCAGCATGCTTATCAAAAGTATTCCGGCATTGAAAAAAAGAATGTTTACTCCAGCATTGAGAATGGTGGTTTGTATTCCTTCAGGAATTACCGAAGTGGAGATGAGAGCGGTAAAAGAATCCTGCGAAAGAGTAAATGGTAAAGAAGTATATTTGATTCACGAACCAATGGCTGCGGCAATTGGTATCGGTATTGACATCATGCAGCCAAAAGGAAACATGATTGTGGATATCGGAGGTGGAACAACAGAAATAGCCGTAATCGCTTTGGGCGGAATTGTGTGCGACAAATCGGTGAAAATTGCCGGTGACGTTTTTACCAATGACATCGTGTATTACATGCGTACCCAACACAACCTTTTTGTTGGGGAAAGTACAGCCGAGAAAATAAAAATTCAAGTAGGGGCAGCCATCGAAGATTTGGAAACTCCTCCAGAAGAAATGTCTGTTCAAGGTAGAGATTTATTGACGGGTAAACCAAAACAAGTAGCGGTTTCTTATAGAGAAATTGCCAAAGCTTTGGACAAATCCATTCAAAGAATCGAGGATGCCGTAATGGAAACCTTGTCTCAAACACCTCCAGAATTAGCAGCGGATATTTACAACACGGGAATTTATCTTGCCGGTGGAGGATCGATGTTGAGAGGACTTGACAAAAGAATTTCACAAAAAACAGATTTGCCGGTTTACATCGCCGAAGATCCATTAAGAGCGGTAGTTCGTGGTACGGGAATGGCGCTTAAAAATCTAGCGAAATTCAAAAGTGTCTTGATTAAATAG
- the purH gene encoding bifunctional phosphoribosylaminoimidazolecarboxamide formyltransferase/IMP cyclohydrolase: MNTTKTIKSALISVFSKEGLEPIIKKLHEQNVIFYSTGGTEEFIKNLGIPVVPVEDVTSYPSILGGRVKTLHPKVFGGILNRQDNESDVQQMKEYDIPQIDLVIVDLYPFEKTVASGASESDIIEKIDIGGISLIRAAAKNFKDTVIVPSVAEYSLLLDVISKQNGATTLEDRKLFATKAFHVSSHYDTAIFNYFNTDETILKTSIAEGQVLRYGENPHQKGFFFGDFDAMFNKVHGKELSYNNLLDVDAAVNLINEFKNDGPTFAILKHNNACGLATRATISEAYNAALACDPTSAFGGVLIANTKIDVATANEINKLFCEVVIAPSYDEAAIAILQEKKNRIILVQNEVELPQKQVRTCLNGLLVQERNNITDTKEDLKTVTLTAPTAQEVEDLIFASKVCKNTKSNTIVFAKNGTLISSGTGQTSRVDALLQAIEKARTFGFSLEGASMASDAFFPFPDCVEIAKKAGITAVIQPGGSIKDQLSIDYCNENKLAMVFTGTRHFKH; encoded by the coding sequence ATGAACACAACAAAAACAATTAAATCAGCATTAATTTCTGTCTTTTCAAAAGAAGGTCTGGAGCCAATAATAAAAAAGTTACACGAGCAAAATGTAATCTTTTATTCTACTGGAGGAACTGAAGAGTTTATCAAAAACCTAGGTATTCCAGTTGTTCCCGTAGAAGATGTTACTTCTTATCCATCCATTCTTGGTGGAAGGGTGAAAACTTTGCACCCAAAAGTTTTTGGCGGAATCTTGAATCGTCAAGACAACGAAAGCGATGTGCAACAAATGAAGGAATACGATATTCCTCAAATTGATTTGGTGATTGTTGACTTGTATCCTTTCGAAAAAACGGTTGCTTCCGGAGCCAGCGAAAGTGATATTATCGAAAAAATTGATATTGGTGGTATTTCGTTGATTCGTGCTGCCGCAAAAAATTTCAAAGATACTGTAATCGTTCCTTCGGTTGCAGAATACAGTTTGCTTTTGGATGTCATCAGCAAACAAAACGGAGCCACAACATTGGAAGATAGAAAATTGTTTGCCACAAAAGCATTCCACGTTTCTTCACATTATGATACTGCTATTTTTAATTATTTCAATACCGACGAAACCATTTTAAAAACCAGTATTGCTGAAGGACAAGTTTTGAGATATGGAGAGAATCCACACCAAAAAGGATTTTTCTTTGGTGATTTTGATGCCATGTTCAACAAAGTGCATGGAAAAGAATTGTCATACAACAATTTATTGGATGTGGATGCAGCCGTAAATTTGATTAACGAATTCAAAAATGACGGACCAACGTTCGCCATTTTGAAACACAATAATGCTTGCGGATTGGCAACTAGAGCAACCATCAGTGAAGCTTATAATGCAGCTTTGGCTTGCGATCCAACTTCTGCCTTTGGCGGTGTTTTGATTGCCAATACAAAAATTGACGTGGCTACAGCCAACGAAATAAACAAATTATTCTGCGAAGTGGTAATCGCTCCAAGTTATGATGAAGCAGCGATTGCGATTTTGCAAGAAAAGAAAAACAGAATTATTTTGGTTCAAAACGAAGTGGAATTGCCTCAAAAACAAGTGCGAACTTGCTTGAACGGACTTTTGGTTCAAGAAAGAAACAACATCACCGATACTAAAGAGGACTTAAAAACCGTTACCTTAACAGCACCAACGGCCCAAGAAGTGGAAGATTTAATTTTCGCTTCAAAAGTTTGCAAGAACACAAAATCAAACACGATTGTATTTGCCAAAAATGGCACTTTGATTTCGTCTGGAACAGGACAAACCTCAAGAGTGGATGCCTTGTTGCAGGCTATCGAAAAAGCACGTACATTTGGATTTAGCTTGGAAGGTGCTTCTATGGCCAGCGACGCATTTTTTCCTTTCCCGGATTGCGTGGAAATTGCAAAAAAGGCTGGAATAACAGCGGTTATCCAACCAGGAGGATCAATAAAAGACCAATTGAGCATCGATTATTGCAATGAAAATAAACTTGCAATGGTATTTACAGGAACACGTCATTTCAAACATTAA
- a CDS encoding ABC transporter permease encodes MLVYFRLLSESFRFAMNALRNNKLRTLLSLLGVTIGIFSIIAVLAAVDSLDRKITKDLSSLDKNTIYLMKMSFGPSEIPEWKREQFPNVKYDEYIYLKGAMTNTEQLGYQIFTNRESIKYESNTVSSVNIVPVSHEFIDIQGLEFDEGRFYTESEANSATPVVVIGKEIAENLFGDFDPIGKKVRLYGQRFTVIGVLKKKGSGLSFGNNNDTSAFIPVNFVRQLIGDNNKSVVNVIIFKPKAGVDMEAYKAEISQKLRSFRGVKSGEIDNFFINVFSGFTDLIDGIISKMNLVGWIISGFSLLVGGFGIANIMFVSVKERTNLIGIQKSLGAKNRFILFQFLFEAIILSVIGGIIGLFMVWIIAMILTKALEFEFVLGMGNILLGTGLAAIIGLISGILPAIAASKLDPVEAIRTGM; translated from the coding sequence ATGCTGGTTTATTTCCGACTGTTATCAGAGAGTTTCCGTTTTGCGATGAATGCCTTGCGAAACAACAAACTGCGCACACTATTGTCGTTACTTGGTGTCACCATAGGGATTTTCTCGATTATCGCAGTGCTTGCCGCCGTGGATTCTTTGGACAGAAAAATCACAAAGGATTTAAGTTCTTTGGACAAAAACACCATTTATTTAATGAAAATGTCGTTTGGCCCTTCCGAAATTCCGGAATGGAAAAGAGAGCAATTCCCCAATGTAAAATATGATGAATACATTTATTTGAAAGGCGCAATGACCAATACGGAGCAATTGGGCTACCAAATATTTACCAACAGGGAATCCATCAAATACGAATCGAACACGGTTTCTTCCGTCAATATCGTTCCGGTTTCCCACGAATTTATAGACATACAAGGTCTGGAATTTGACGAAGGACGCTTTTACACCGAATCCGAAGCCAATTCAGCCACTCCGGTTGTAGTCATAGGAAAAGAAATTGCAGAAAATTTGTTTGGCGATTTCGACCCCATTGGAAAAAAAGTTCGATTGTACGGACAGCGATTTACCGTCATCGGGGTTTTGAAAAAGAAAGGCAGCGGCTTGTCATTCGGGAACAACAACGACACTTCTGCCTTCATTCCAGTGAATTTTGTCAGACAGCTCATTGGCGACAATAATAAGTCTGTCGTAAACGTGATTATTTTCAAACCCAAAGCGGGAGTCGACATGGAAGCTTACAAAGCCGAAATTAGCCAGAAACTAAGAAGCTTTCGTGGCGTGAAATCTGGCGAAATCGACAACTTTTTCATCAACGTTTTCTCGGGATTCACGGATTTGATAGACGGAATTATTTCCAAAATGAATCTTGTAGGATGGATAATCAGTGGATTTTCCTTGCTTGTGGGCGGTTTTGGGATTGCCAATATCATGTTTGTTTCAGTAAAAGAACGAACCAACCTCATAGGAATCCAGAAATCTTTGGGTGCCAAAAACCGATTTATATTGTTCCAATTCCTCTTCGAAGCTATTATTCTTTCGGTAATTGGCGGAATTATTGGGTTGTTTATGGTTTGGATTATCGCCATGATTTTGACCAAAGCTTTGGAATTTGAATTCGTTTTGGGAATGGGAAACATTCTTTTAGGAACTGGACTTGCCGCAATAATCGGCTTGATTTCAGGAATTCTTCCCGCCATTGCAGCCTCAAAACTGGATCCTGTAGAAGCGATTAGAACGGGAATGTAA
- a CDS encoding hydroxymethylglutaryl-CoA reductase, degradative, with translation MSNAVAGFSKLSKEEKINWIAKEYFSNPEEAISILKNYWNADEKLQKLHDEFIENTISNFYIPLGVAPNFLINSKYSSIPMAIEESSVVAAASKSAKFWSTRGGFKATVIDTEKIGQVHFIFKGDESKLELFFTQIKNKFFTNTESITKNMQKRGGGILDIALNDKTNLLPNYFQLHATFDTKDSMGANFINSCLEQFAKTLKEEAQVYDLFTEEEKDIEVVMSILSNYVPNCIVRAEVSCPVDDLVEKHIPNPKAFAERFVRAVQIAEVEPFRAVTHNKGIMNGIDAVVLATGNDFRAVEAGIHAYASRNGNYTSLSHAKIENGIFNFWLEVPLALGTVGGLTSLHPLVKLCLEMLENPSAKELMQFVAVAGLAQNFAALRSLTTTGIQDGHMKMHLNNILNQFDANDEERLLIRKHFKHHVVSHSAVVEYIEILRRQI, from the coding sequence ATGAGCAACGCCGTCGCCGGATTTTCTAAATTATCCAAAGAAGAAAAAATAAACTGGATTGCCAAAGAATATTTTTCCAATCCCGAAGAAGCCATTTCCATCCTTAAAAACTATTGGAATGCGGACGAAAAACTCCAAAAATTACACGATGAATTCATAGAAAACACAATAAGCAATTTCTACATTCCACTTGGCGTTGCGCCCAATTTCTTGATTAACAGCAAATACAGCAGCATTCCCATGGCTATTGAGGAAAGTTCCGTGGTGGCTGCAGCATCAAAATCGGCGAAATTCTGGTCCACTCGTGGCGGATTTAAAGCTACCGTCATCGACACCGAAAAAATAGGTCAGGTACATTTTATATTCAAAGGCGACGAATCAAAACTGGAATTGTTCTTTACCCAGATTAAAAACAAATTCTTCACCAACACCGAAAGCATCACCAAAAACATGCAAAAACGCGGCGGCGGAATTCTGGATATTGCCCTGAATGACAAAACCAATTTATTGCCCAACTACTTTCAACTGCACGCCACTTTCGACACCAAAGACAGTATGGGAGCGAATTTTATCAATTCGTGTTTGGAGCAATTTGCCAAAACCTTGAAAGAAGAAGCCCAAGTTTATGATTTGTTTACCGAGGAAGAAAAGGACATCGAAGTCGTGATGAGCATTCTCTCAAATTATGTTCCAAACTGCATTGTTCGTGCAGAAGTTTCCTGTCCTGTTGACGACTTGGTCGAAAAACACATCCCGAATCCAAAAGCCTTTGCCGAAAGATTCGTTCGTGCCGTTCAAATCGCCGAAGTGGAACCTTTTCGAGCCGTAACCCACAACAAGGGAATCATGAACGGAATCGACGCCGTCGTGTTGGCCACGGGCAATGATTTCCGTGCAGTCGAAGCCGGAATTCACGCTTATGCTTCCCGAAACGGAAATTACACAAGTTTGTCGCACGCCAAAATCGAAAACGGTATTTTTAATTTTTGGCTGGAAGTTCCGTTGGCATTAGGAACCGTTGGTGGACTGACTTCGTTGCATCCATTGGTAAAATTATGTTTGGAAATGCTGGAAAATCCATCTGCGAAAGAGTTGATGCAATTTGTGGCGGTTGCCGGCTTGGCACAAAATTTTGCAGCCTTGCGCTCGTTGACCACCACGGGAATTCAAGACGGACACATGAAAATGCACCTGAACAACATCCTGAACCAATTCGACGCGAATGATGAAGAACGACTTTTGATTCGAAAACACTTCAAGCACCACGTGGTTTCGCACAGTGCCGTTGTGGAATATATTGAAATTTTAAGAAGACAAATTTAA
- a CDS encoding GYDIA family GHMP kinase produces MKKEFYSNGKLLITGEYLVLDGAKAFALPTKFGQNLIVEKGGNQEIKWTSFDSDGSIWLEETLSFEDIFQKKIADSSTSKRNTLIEILHQGHLLNPDTIPKSEGFQIKTTLTFPRNWGLGTSSTLINNIAQWLKIDAFVLLNNSFGGSGYDIACAQNNNPILYHLENGNPVVEKVTFEPEFAKNLHFVYLDKKQSSKAAIASYYNNKNEDLVENITKIDLLTQEVLNTKTLREFATALEEHEAEMSNILEMKTIKESLFPDFDGIIKSLGAWGGDFVLAIAKENPTDYFRERGFKTIVSYKDMIL; encoded by the coding sequence ATGAAAAAAGAATTTTACAGTAACGGAAAATTATTAATCACGGGAGAATATTTGGTTCTTGATGGTGCGAAAGCTTTTGCCTTGCCCACCAAATTTGGACAAAACCTGATTGTGGAAAAAGGCGGCAACCAAGAAATAAAATGGACCAGTTTCGATTCAGATGGAAGTATTTGGCTGGAAGAAACGCTTTCATTTGAAGACATTTTCCAAAAAAAAATTGCCGATTCATCAACTTCCAAAAGAAACACCTTAATCGAAATCCTGCACCAAGGGCATTTATTGAATCCTGATACAATTCCAAAATCAGAAGGTTTTCAAATCAAAACGACACTTACTTTTCCCAGAAATTGGGGCTTGGGAACTTCCTCTACCTTGATCAACAATATTGCGCAGTGGCTGAAAATTGACGCCTTTGTGTTGCTGAACAACAGTTTTGGTGGCAGCGGATATGATATTGCTTGCGCCCAAAACAACAATCCTATTTTGTATCATTTGGAAAACGGAAATCCTGTTGTCGAAAAAGTAACTTTCGAACCTGAATTTGCCAAAAACCTGCATTTCGTTTATCTGGACAAAAAGCAAAGCAGCAAGGCAGCCATCGCTTCTTATTACAACAACAAGAACGAAGACTTGGTCGAAAACATCACCAAGATTGACTTGCTGACACAAGAGGTTTTAAATACCAAAACCCTTCGGGAATTTGCCACGGCATTGGAAGAACACGAAGCCGAAATGAGCAACATTCTTGAAATGAAAACCATAAAAGAATCCTTGTTTCCCGATTTTGACGGCATCATCAAAAGTCTTGGTGCTTGGGGAGGCGATTTTGTTTTGGCCATCGCCAAAGAAAACCCGACCGATTATTTCAGGGAAAGAGGTTTCAAAACAATCGTTTCTTATAAGGATATGATATTGTAG
- a CDS encoding peptidylprolyl isomerase, which yields MAVLAKIRQRSALMIVVIAFALFAFLVPSLFDKGNFGSTSKDVGSINGKDISFEDFRVKVSNVEKSQQGITATAAANRVWDQEVTIALLTSQFDKLGLRVGSKHILEILKADQNIGKNPLFLNAAGGFDEAKFKEYFKSNPEQAQFLKDREKDAELNAKYQIYGNLIKAGLYTTESEGKLKYEMESNKASFAYVAGLYSTIKDSDVKVSDDEIVAFMKKNEKKYKADETREIEYVLIEDKASPEDVAEVKAKVSALLSGSVVYNQATGKNDTLPGFKAATNVVEFVNSNSDVPYDSTYVAKKDLPAVDADKLYNLAPGEIYGPYMFGKYYCISKSLGRKVGVNAKASHILIGYEGSQTPNTKEKRTKEEAKAKAEAILAQVNSNPDSFLMLAFTASDDSSAQQGGDLGFFGPNQMVKPFNDFVFGSPIGKVGLVETPFGFHIIKVTDKQDGVRLATIAQKVDASEATSDKVFTQATKFEMDAIDKDFNKTAAAMKLTVAMPVSAKAMDESFGPLGNQRNIVRWAFEDGTDVGAIKRFEVANLGHVIAKLKKVNDEGLMAVDVVRSYVEPILKNKKKAELIKAKMTGSSLDAIAKAVRAPIQQAVDVTMDNPVLTGGVGQEPKVVGNAFALATGKLSAPIEGNTGVYVVLNKSTFKAPALKSHAAYVSKLKAQSAGDANRVVPALKDIAKIEDNRSKFQY from the coding sequence TTCGCATTATTTGCATTTCTAGTACCAAGTCTTTTTGATAAAGGAAATTTTGGTAGTACTTCTAAAGATGTGGGAAGCATAAATGGAAAAGATATTTCATTTGAAGACTTTAGGGTAAAAGTGAGCAATGTTGAAAAAAGTCAACAAGGAATTACTGCAACTGCAGCCGCCAATAGAGTTTGGGATCAAGAAGTTACCATTGCTTTGCTAACATCACAGTTTGATAAATTGGGATTGAGAGTAGGTTCAAAACACATCTTGGAAATCTTGAAAGCAGATCAAAACATTGGAAAAAACCCATTGTTTTTGAACGCTGCGGGAGGTTTTGACGAAGCAAAATTCAAGGAATACTTCAAGTCAAATCCTGAGCAAGCACAATTCTTGAAAGACAGGGAAAAAGATGCCGAGTTGAATGCCAAATATCAAATTTACGGTAATTTGATAAAAGCGGGATTATACACTACTGAAAGTGAAGGAAAATTGAAATATGAAATGGAATCAAACAAAGCAAGCTTTGCTTATGTTGCCGGATTGTATTCTACCATTAAAGACAGTGATGTAAAAGTTTCAGATGATGAAATTGTTGCGTTCATGAAGAAAAACGAGAAAAAATACAAAGCCGACGAAACTCGCGAAATCGAATATGTCTTGATCGAAGACAAAGCTTCTCCGGAAGATGTAGCTGAAGTAAAAGCCAAAGTAAGTGCTTTGTTGTCAGGAAGCGTGGTGTACAACCAAGCAACTGGAAAAAACGATACTTTGCCAGGATTCAAAGCAGCTACAAACGTGGTTGAATTCGTAAATTCAAATTCTGACGTTCCTTATGATTCTACTTATGTGGCCAAAAAAGATTTGCCAGCTGTAGATGCCGATAAATTGTACAACTTGGCTCCAGGAGAAATTTACGGGCCTTACATGTTCGGAAAATACTATTGTATTTCTAAATCATTGGGTAGAAAAGTTGGGGTAAATGCAAAAGCAAGCCACATTCTTATCGGTTACGAAGGTTCTCAAACTCCAAACACAAAAGAAAAAAGAACCAAAGAAGAAGCAAAAGCAAAAGCAGAAGCTATCTTGGCTCAAGTAAATTCAAATCCTGATAGTTTCTTGATGTTGGCTTTCACTGCATCGGATGATTCATCTGCACAACAAGGTGGTGATTTAGGATTTTTTGGTCCAAACCAAATGGTAAAACCTTTCAATGATTTTGTGTTCGGTAGCCCAATTGGAAAAGTTGGTTTGGTAGAAACTCCTTTTGGTTTCCATATCATTAAAGTAACAGACAAGCAAGACGGAGTTCGTTTGGCAACTATCGCCCAAAAAGTGGATGCTTCAGAAGCTACTTCGGATAAAGTTTTTACTCAAGCAACCAAATTCGAAATGGATGCTATCGATAAAGATTTCAATAAAACTGCAGCAGCAATGAAATTGACTGTCGCAATGCCAGTAAGTGCAAAAGCTATGGACGAATCTTTTGGGCCATTAGGAAACCAAAGAAATATCGTGAGATGGGCATTTGAAGACGGAACAGACGTTGGAGCCATCAAAAGATTTGAAGTGGCTAATTTGGGTCACGTGATTGCCAAACTTAAAAAAGTAAATGACGAAGGATTAATGGCTGTTGACGTGGTTAGATCTTATGTAGAGCCAATTCTTAAAAACAAGAAAAAAGCCGAGTTAATCAAAGCTAAAATGACTGGAAGCTCATTGGATGCCATTGCAAAAGCAGTTCGTGCACCAATTCAACAAGCTGTGGACGTTACTATGGATAACCCAGTTTTGACAGGTGGAGTGGGACAAGAGCCTAAAGTGGTTGGAAACGCATTCGCATTGGCAACAGGAAAACTGTCTGCTCCAATCGAAGGGAACACTGGAGTTTATGTAGTGTTGAACAAAAGTACTTTCAAAGCACCAGCCTTGAAAAGCCACGCAGCTTACGTGAGTAAATTAAAAGCGCAAAGCGCAGGTGATGCCAACAGAGTGGTTCCAGCTTTGAAAGATATTGCAAAAATTGAAGACAACAGAAGCAAATTCCAATACTAA